The genomic DNA TACGCTGGCCAGTACGCGGTGCTCGTACGGCCGCCATGCGGTAAAGTGCGACAGGTAATCGAACACGTCCCTGGAATTGGTATGGAAAATATGCGGGCCATACTTGTGCACCAGGATTCCTTCTTCATTGTAATGATCAAAGGCATTGCCGGCAATGTGCGGCCGTTTATCAATAATGAGCACTTTCTTGTTTAACTGCGTTGCCAGTCGTTCGGCAATCACACTTCCTGCAAAGCCTGCGCCTACAATCAGGTAATCGAACATCGTATACTTCTTCTCTGCTTTCATTTATCTCTATCCCCTCTTCTGCTGTGACTTTTGCTGTAATGTTTCGTTCATGATTGCTACCATCTGGCGCCAGGTCTGGTCCCAGGACATGTTGGCCAGGAAAGCGTCCACCTGCCGGTGCCAGTTCTTATCTTCGGCCTGCGCCAGGGCCTTTTCTATTCCCGCCACAAACGCTTCGGGCGTATGGGCAATATGCACCAGGTTCTGCTCGCCATAGGGCCGCACCACATCCTGAATAGCGGTAGACACCACCGGCTTTCCGGCTGCCAGGTATTCAGGTGTTTTGGTGGGGCTGATAAAGCGGGTCGATTCGTTAATGGCAAAGGGCAGCAGGGCTACATCCCATCCGCTCAGATAAGCAGGCAGCTCATCGTAAGTTTTGCCACCTAAATAATGGATGTTCTCGCGTTTTGGAAGCGATGCCGGATCGATCTTCACCACCGGGCCAATTATGACCAGCTGCCACTCCGGGTGGGCATCGGCTACAAAAGCCAGCAGGTCGATGTCCATGCGTTCGTCAATCACCCCAAAAAAGCCCATGCGGGGCAGCGGAATAGTTGCCTGGTCGGCAGGTGCCGGCTGCTTTGCTTTAGCTTTGCCAAAATGGGCTTTGTCGATGCTGCTCGGGAAGGCGTAAACCTGCTCGTGCTGCTCCTTTTTAACTTCATACAAGCTCTGGCCCCCGGTAAACACCAGGTCGGCTTTCTGAAACAACTTTGCTTCCAGCTCTTTCAGGCGCGTCGGGGCAAATTTAAAGGCCGCCAGTTCATCCATGCAGTCATACACCGTGAGCACCGGGTTAAAGTCTTCGGAAAAACCGAGCGCCATAGGCGTATAGTACCAGAACAGGTATTCCTCTATCTTATGTGTGTTCAGCAGCCCGGCCAGCAGCATTTTCTGCGCCTGCTCTATTTGCTCCGGGCTAAGGCCGTGCGGCAGATGGGGTGTAACGATCTGCAGCAGCTCGGACTTTTTCTCGTAGTGCAGGTAGTGCTCCGGTGAATTAGTATAAATTGGTTCTTCCACAAAAAAGAGCCTTCCTAAGCGGGCAAACCGCGAAAGCAGGTGCTGTGGCCGCTGGTACACAAAATTCCAGCGCAAATGTGAAAGGCACACCACATCGGGCATGTTTTCCCAAATGCTTGCGGCAAGCGGAATTGCAATACTTTCTTTATCTTTTTTTGTATTTTCTACCTCTAAATAAGGCGATGCATACATCTGGGTACCTGTTTCTTCTGTCTCCTCTGATACACGGGGTTGCGCGTTTGTTTTTAGCATGGGTTAATATTTTAGAAGTAGATGCTTTGCAACACAAGGCAAACGTTGCTGCGGCTTTATGGTCCATGTACATACGTAATATGGCCTTAGGCAGTTAAAGTATAAACACGGATTTAGCACTAGGTATATATACTTGTATACCTGTATTTTGTGTGACCGATGGCTGCGCAGAACCACAGCACAGCGGCCGGACCTCACTTTTCAACTGCCGTTGCCTATCTTTGCATTTGCAAAAACATGATAATGGGCAGCGGAGAACAAGAAACAGCCTCGGCAGAGGGCAACGGCATCGGTTTACAGAATGAGCGCTCGCTGCATGCAGGCATCAAGCAATGGTATGCCTTACCGGGCGATAAGTTTGAAGTGCCTCTCAGTACCTTTGTAATCGATCTGGTGCGGGGCACGCAGCTCGTCGAGATACAGACGCGCAACTTTACCGCCATCCGTGGAAAGCTAAAAGCGTTGCTGCAAAGCCATAAAGTGCATTTGCTGCATCCTGTTACAGCCGAAAAGTGGGTGGTGCAGGTAGACCGTTCCGGTAACAAGGTGCTGAGTCGGCGCAAGTCACCGTTCAGGGGCAACCTGACCGACGTTTTTGAAGAGCTGGTGCGCCTGCCCGAACTGCTGCTGCAGGAGAACTTCACGTTTGAGGTACTCTATATTAAGGAGGAGGAGGTGCGCTGCCGCGACGGCAAAGGGAGCAAACACCGCAAGCGTGAAAGTATAAAAGACCGCCGCCTGGTAGAAGTGGTGGAAACAATCCGGTTTAACAGCCCCGCAGATTTCATGCGCTTTTTGCCGCCCACGCTGCCCCGGCCGTTTTCGAACAAAGACCTGGCCCATGCCCTGCAATTGCCCCTGCACCGCTGCCGCCAGATCACGTATTGCCTCCGGAAAATGGAAACGATAACGGTAGCCGGCAAAAAGGTGAACGAGCTGCTTTTCCAAATAGCCGCTGAGCCCGGCAAAGAAGCTTGCTCGCCCATTTCCTAAGGCTTTCCTAAAAAAAGACTAGCAGAAGTTAAACAAGCACCCAATCGTTTAACAACCGCTAGCCTTTCACCTAAAGTTTTCACCTTATAGCTACCTATACGCCAGGCCTGCAACGGGGTAGTCCCTAATTACCGTAAACCCGTATTTACACACTGTTTATACTACTTTGTACGGAGAGGGCCTCTTTTAACGCAAAAAGGCCACAACGGCTAGCTTTCCTTCGGATCGTTCCGATGGCTATACTTTAAAACAATTTTGCCGGTAGCGGGGTTAGTTGAGGCCAGGCTGAATTTCGCACCCTGCTTTGCCAGGCACCGTACACCCAATCTCATGGCGTACTTAAGTTTAATATGCCTATTTGCAAACACAGCCAGCAGGTGCAATTCTGCCGGTTAATCAAACTACATCTAAAATGGCACGACTCTTTGAACCGCTAAAACTCCGAAGTATAACTTTAAAGAACCGCATCTCTGTTTCGCCTATGTGCATGTACAGCAGCGTTGACGGCTTTGCCACCGACTGGCATTTGGTGCACCTGGGAAGCAGAGCCGTGGGCGGGGCGGGACTTGTGCTCTCAGAGGCTGCTGCTGTGTCGCCTGAAGGGCGCATTACCCCTGATGACCTGGGCATCTGGAAAGAGGAGCACATCCCGATGCTCCAACGCATTACGGCGTTTATCTCGGCCCAGGACGCTGTGCCGGGCATTCAGCTGGCCCATGCCGGCCGGAAAGCCAGCCACCGCAGCCCCTGGAAAGGCGGAGCCGCCATACCTGCCGACCAGGAAGGCGGCTGGCAAACAGTGGCTCCGAGTGCAGTTTCTTTTCAGGATTCCGAGCCCGCCCCTGCCGAACTGACGCTGGAAGGAATACAGAAAGTGATCACCGATTTTGAGAAGGCAGCCATGCGAGCCCTGGAAGCCGGCTATAAAGTAATTGAGCTGCATGCGGCCCACGGTTACCTCCTGCATGAGTTTATGTCGCCGCTCAG from Pontibacter liquoris includes the following:
- a CDS encoding glycosyltransferase family 1 protein, which encodes MLKTNAQPRVSEETEETGTQMYASPYLEVENTKKDKESIAIPLAASIWENMPDVVCLSHLRWNFVYQRPQHLLSRFARLGRLFFVEEPIYTNSPEHYLHYEKKSELLQIVTPHLPHGLSPEQIEQAQKMLLAGLLNTHKIEEYLFWYYTPMALGFSEDFNPVLTVYDCMDELAAFKFAPTRLKELEAKLFQKADLVFTGGQSLYEVKKEQHEQVYAFPSSIDKAHFGKAKAKQPAPADQATIPLPRMGFFGVIDERMDIDLLAFVADAHPEWQLVIIGPVVKIDPASLPKRENIHYLGGKTYDELPAYLSGWDVALLPFAINESTRFISPTKTPEYLAAGKPVVSTAIQDVVRPYGEQNLVHIAHTPEAFVAGIEKALAQAEDKNWHRQVDAFLANMSWDQTWRQMVAIMNETLQQKSQQKRG
- a CDS encoding NADH:flavin oxidoreductase/NADH oxidase yields the protein MARLFEPLKLRSITLKNRISVSPMCMYSSVDGFATDWHLVHLGSRAVGGAGLVLSEAAAVSPEGRITPDDLGIWKEEHIPMLQRITAFISAQDAVPGIQLAHAGRKASHRSPWKGGAAIPADQEGGWQTVAPSAVSFQDSEPAPAELTLEGIQKVITDFEKAAMRALEAGYKVIELHAAHGYLLHEFMSPLSNFRTDHYGGSFENRIRLVVEITERVRQVWPQDYPLLVRISATDWTEGGWTEDDSVALATILQDKGVDLIDCSTGGNVPKAAIPVGPGYQVRFAESIRRKTRLLTGAVGMITTPQQAEHIIASGQADLVLLARELLRDPYFPLHAARELGADIAWPPQYERAKPRQ